A genomic window from Carassius auratus strain Wakin chromosome 19, ASM336829v1, whole genome shotgun sequence includes:
- the LOC113119656 gene encoding uncharacterized protein LOC113119656, whose translation MMASGSKLSQVQPQPLMAVVLDGLSEMELTPSKFGSVPRGSPMSYHCPPKKTSDLLLHHMAPEFPSLPVMQHIFPRLHFVPTLHQFMHLQSLEVSPQLSCEIAKETQQQSKCPAWTQLRRPRLTASHFWDACCSRACRAELESAAIQMIRGSTKQTAAMKRGLLVEPEVLANYAELLRVNVLPAGFVIHPDAPHLGASPDGRVYDPSESPPFGLVEVKSSTKTDPSQVAHLKVQEGHASLRRSHKYYWQVQGQLAITGLTWCDFVTDTRSTLTVERIWRDDSFIAEMKEQLDVYYYGTYMNAYLKLH comes from the coding sequence ATGATGGCATCTGGAAGCAAATTAAGCCAGGTGCAGCCCCAACCTCTCATGGCTGTTGTATTGGATGGGCTTTCTGAGATGGAGTTGACGCCATCTAAATTTGGGTCTGTCCCTCGTGGATCCCCCATGTCCTATCACTGTCCACCCAAGAAGACCAGTGACCTCCTCCTACACCACATGGCTCCAGAATTTCCATCCCTTCCTGTGATGCAGCACATTTTTCCCAGGTTGCATTTTGTCCCGACCTTGCATCAGTTTATGCATCTCCAGTCTCTTGAAGTGTCACCGCAGCTGTCCTGCGAGATAGCAAAAGAAACTCAGCAGCAATCCAAATGTCCTGCGTGGACACAGCTACGGCGACCAAGGCTGACTGCTAGTCATTTTTGGGATGCTTGTTGTAGTAGGGCGTGTCGTGCAGAGCTGGAGTCTGCAGCTATTCAGATGATCAGAGGCTCCACAAAGCAAACAGCTGCAATGAAGCGTGGGCTACTAGTGGAGCCTGAAGTGCTGGCAAACTATGCTGAACTGTTGCGAGTTAATGTGTTACCAGCAGGATTCGTCATTCACCCTGACGCACCACATCTCGGGGCCAGTCCAGACGGTCGGGTGTATGACCCTTCAGAGTCACCTCCTTTTGGCCTGGTTGAAGTGAAGAGCAGCACAAAAACTGATCCATCTCAGGTTGCTCACCTCAAGGTGCAGGAAGGTCACGCCAGTCTGAGGCGTTCACATAAGTACTACTGGCAGGTTCAGGGCCAACTGGCAATCACAGGACTGACATGGTGTGACTTTGTTACCGATACCCGATCAACTTTAACCGTGGAAAGAATTTGGCGTGATGACTCATTCATTGCGGAAATGAAAGAGCAATTAGATGTATATTATTATGGCACATACATGAATGCATACCTTAAATTACACTAA
- the LOC113119650 gene encoding uncharacterized protein LOC113119650 — translation MVAKAARMDHDYVTHPPAGALDEALDYIHDLEAKLQNTGLPPPTLFSRYCASDDQIRFYTKFPSESVFTIFWESIAPSALRLVYWTKAQRAGEEGCEDPSPPRIMPLIDEFLMYSMRVAVGMKEQLIADIFNVSIARVSRVTITWANYLFMMLSSLPIWISREKVKSTMPLKFQRYCPNVRVILDCTEIALETASSLTLQSETFSNYKNRTTLKGLIGVAPNGLVTFISPLYTGCISDKEITRISGVLPLLEPGDDVMADKGFLIQDLLADVGSKLIIPPFKRSAQFSKEETEQTQAIARLRIIVERVIGRIKSFHIWDSPVPLTLIGSVNQIWLNCCVLANYQGPFCFEE, via the exons ATGGTGGCTAAGGCAGCAAGGATGGATCACGACTACGTGACACACCCACCTGCAG GTGCTCTGGATGAGGCTTTGGATTACATCCATGACCTAGAAGCCAAATTGCAAAACACTGGTCTACCACCCCCTACTCTCTTCAGCCGATACTGTGCGTCAGACGACCAAATACGTTTCTACACCAAATTTCCATCTGAgagtgtttttactattttttgggAGTCAATTGCACCATCTGCACTTAGACTGGTGTACTGGACCAAAGCACAGAGGGCAGGTGAGGAAGGCTGCGAAGATCCCAGCCCACCACGCATCATGCCATTAATAGATGAGTTCTTGATGTACTCCATGCGGGTTGCTGTTGGCATGAAGGAGCAGCTCATTGCTGACATTTTTAATGTGAGCATTGCCAGGGTTAGCAGGGTTACCATCACCTGGGCCAATTATCTTTTTATGATGCTGAGCTCACTTCCCATCTGGATAAGCAGGGAAAAGGTTAAGTCCACTATGCCCCTTAAATTCCAGCGGTACTGTCCGAATGTCAGAGTGATACTGGACTGCACAGAAATTGCCCTGGAAACAGCCTCATCCCTGACCTTACAAtcagaaacattttcaaattacaaaaacagGACGACATTGAAAGGGCTAATTGGAGTTGCTCCCAATGGTTTGGTGACATTCATCTCACCCCTGTACACTGGGTGCATCTCAGATAAGGAGATCACCAGGATCAGTGGAGTCCTTCCCTTGCTGGAGCCAGGAGACGATGTCATGGCGGACAAAGGGTTCCTCATTCAAGACCTCCTTGCTGACGTTGGATCTAAGCTCATCATTCCACCTTTTAAGCGTTCAGCTCAATTCAGCAAGGAGGAAACGGAACAAACCCAAGCCATTGCCCGCCTCAGAATTATAGTGGAAAGAGTGATCGGTAGGATAAAGTCCTTTCACATCTGGGACTCTCCCGTGCCGCTCACACTGATTGGCAGTGTGAATCAGATCTGGCTTAACTGCTGTGTTTTGGCAAATTATCAAGGACCTTTTTGTTTTGAAGAGTGA